A genomic segment from Streptomyces sp. NBC_00654 encodes:
- a CDS encoding sugar ABC transporter substrate-binding protein, with protein sequence MSRTARTASVSIAVALAFGITACGSSGGDDVAADKKQTLTVWAMGAEGEKLADVAKVYEKANPNITVKVTPVGWDVAHQKLVSAAAAGTMPDVAQMGGSYMGEFAELGVLEPVDTKVFDKKDFFESGWNQGEVDGTAYGVPWYVDTRVLYYRTDLAEKAGIDKAPTNWKEMQDLATAYQKKTGTKWGLSIQPSGLDTVQNFYSFLYSAGGEIVNDKGEAVIDSPEAVKALKEYGSYFDKGLSNKSVQPGYDVVKDFGNGRVPMFFGGPWHVTLLNEGQPQLKGKWTVANVPADKSSVSMAGGSSLVISKDSEHKAAATEFIKYLTDTKGQADWYERTKDLPANTSAWTSGSLADDANLQVFKKQMDTAKSSPSMAKWTEITDKVDQAIAKVTQGKASAEDALKTAQSQIEGLVK encoded by the coding sequence ATGTCCCGCACCGCCAGAACCGCCTCCGTCAGCATCGCTGTCGCGCTCGCCTTCGGCATCACCGCTTGCGGCAGCTCCGGCGGCGACGACGTCGCCGCGGACAAGAAGCAGACGCTCACCGTCTGGGCCATGGGGGCCGAGGGCGAGAAGCTCGCCGATGTGGCCAAGGTCTACGAGAAGGCCAACCCGAACATCACCGTGAAGGTGACCCCGGTGGGCTGGGACGTCGCCCACCAGAAGCTGGTCTCCGCGGCCGCCGCCGGCACCATGCCGGACGTGGCGCAGATGGGCGGCAGCTACATGGGCGAGTTCGCCGAGCTCGGTGTCCTGGAGCCGGTCGACACCAAGGTCTTCGACAAGAAGGACTTCTTCGAGTCGGGCTGGAACCAGGGCGAGGTGGACGGCACCGCCTACGGCGTGCCGTGGTACGTCGACACCCGTGTCCTCTACTACCGCACCGACCTGGCCGAGAAGGCGGGCATCGACAAGGCTCCGACCAACTGGAAGGAGATGCAGGACCTCGCGACCGCGTACCAGAAGAAGACCGGTACCAAGTGGGGCCTGTCCATCCAGCCGAGCGGCCTGGACACGGTGCAGAACTTCTACTCCTTCCTGTACTCGGCGGGCGGCGAGATCGTCAATGACAAGGGCGAGGCCGTCATCGACAGCCCCGAGGCCGTCAAGGCGCTGAAGGAGTACGGCTCGTACTTCGACAAGGGCCTCTCCAACAAGTCCGTGCAGCCCGGCTACGACGTCGTGAAGGACTTCGGCAACGGCCGCGTCCCGATGTTCTTCGGCGGCCCCTGGCACGTGACCCTCCTGAACGAGGGCCAGCCCCAGCTCAAGGGCAAGTGGACCGTGGCCAACGTCCCGGCGGACAAGTCCTCGGTCTCCATGGCCGGCGGCTCCTCCCTGGTGATCTCCAAGGACAGCGAGCACAAGGCCGCCGCCACGGAGTTCATCAAGTACCTGACCGACACCAAGGGCCAGGCCGACTGGTACGAGCGCACCAAGGACCTCCCGGCCAACACCTCGGCCTGGACCTCCGGCTCGCTCGCCGACGACGCCAACCTCCAGGTCTTCAAGAAGCAGATGGACACCGCCAAGTCCTCGCCGTCCATGGCCAAGTGGACGGAGATCACCGACAAGGTCGACCAGGCCATCGCGAAGGTGACGCAGGGCAAGGCTTCCGCCGAGGACGCGCTGAAGACGGCGCAGTCCCAGATCGAAGGCCTCGTGAAGTAG
- a CDS encoding acetylxylan esterase — MSTYVHDFPFDPAYGRTLDELLRIPAPGAPDDFEAFWRARYAAARAVATEPELGPVEEERDGVRIHGVTYTSVGGVRLGGWLALPVEGPARHGFVIGHGYGGRQEPGPDVPLPLPHSAAILPCVRGQGGRGRWEGIPEVSSEHVLHGIESRETYVIGDCVADLWCAASALGELVPELAEGDAPRLGCLGESFGGGLGALALPWDDRFGAAQLTVPTFGNHPLRLTLPCTGSGESVRAYHREHPEVTDVLRYFDAATAAARVERPTLVAAALFDPSVPPPGQFAVYNALGGVRELQVLSAGHFVHDGQAAETAELHANRRRFFGKWLGK, encoded by the coding sequence ATGTCTACGTACGTACATGACTTCCCCTTCGATCCGGCTTACGGGCGCACGCTCGACGAGCTCCTGCGCATACCCGCTCCCGGGGCCCCGGACGACTTCGAGGCGTTCTGGAGGGCCCGGTACGCGGCGGCCCGCGCGGTCGCCACGGAGCCGGAGCTCGGGCCCGTCGAGGAGGAGCGCGACGGTGTCCGCATCCACGGTGTGACGTACACCTCCGTGGGAGGGGTGCGGCTGGGCGGCTGGCTCGCCCTGCCCGTCGAGGGCCCCGCCCGGCACGGCTTCGTCATCGGGCACGGCTACGGCGGCCGCCAGGAGCCCGGCCCCGATGTGCCGCTGCCCCTGCCCCACTCCGCCGCGATCCTGCCGTGCGTACGGGGACAGGGCGGCCGAGGGCGGTGGGAGGGAATCCCGGAGGTGTCCTCCGAGCACGTCCTGCACGGCATCGAATCCCGCGAGACGTACGTCATCGGCGACTGTGTGGCCGACCTCTGGTGCGCCGCCTCGGCCCTCGGCGAACTCGTACCGGAACTGGCGGAGGGGGACGCGCCGCGCCTCGGCTGTCTGGGGGAGAGCTTCGGGGGCGGGCTCGGGGCCCTCGCGCTGCCGTGGGACGACCGCTTCGGTGCCGCGCAGCTCACCGTGCCGACGTTCGGCAACCATCCGCTGCGGCTCACTCTGCCGTGCACCGGAAGCGGGGAATCGGTACGCGCGTACCACCGGGAGCACCCCGAAGTCACCGATGTGCTCCGGTACTTCGACGCGGCGACGGCCGCGGCGCGGGTGGAACGGCCGACCCTCGTGGCCGCCGCGCTCTTCGACCCCTCGGTCCCGCCGCCGGGGCAGTTCGCCGTATACAACGCGCTCGGCGGGGTGCGTGAGCTCCAGGTGCTGAGCGCGGGGCATTTCGTGCACGACGGGCAGGCCGCGGAGA
- a CDS encoding glycoside hydrolase family 1 protein, which produces MTHTTVPFPEGFLWGASTAAHQIEGNNTNSDWWVKEHSTGTHIQEPSLDACDSYHRWNEDMDVLAGLGFTDYRFSIEWARIEPAEGQFSRAELAHYRRMVEGAVARGLRPMITLHHFTVPQWFEARGGWTAEGAVELFARYVAACAPVISQGVSHVCTINEPNMIAVMAGQAKRGDIGFPPAGLPTPDDETTQAVIAAHHAAVKEVRAIDAGIQVGWTIANQVYQALPGAEDVTAAYRYPREDIFIEASRGDDWIGVQSYTRTKIGPEGPIPTADDVERTLTQWEYYPSAVGHALRHTAGILGNGVALIVTENGIATDVDTRRVDYYTGALNEVASALEDGLNIQGYLAWSALDNYEWGSYKPTFGLIGWDPETFERLPKPSAVWLGEMGRTRTLPRITG; this is translated from the coding sequence ATGACTCACACCACGGTCCCGTTCCCCGAAGGCTTCCTGTGGGGTGCCTCCACGGCCGCCCACCAGATCGAGGGCAACAACACCAACAGCGACTGGTGGGTCAAGGAACACTCCACCGGCACCCACATCCAGGAGCCCAGCCTGGACGCCTGTGACAGCTACCACCGCTGGAACGAGGACATGGACGTCCTGGCCGGACTCGGCTTCACGGACTACCGCTTCTCCATCGAGTGGGCGCGGATCGAGCCCGCCGAGGGCCAGTTCTCCCGGGCCGAGCTCGCCCACTACCGGCGCATGGTCGAAGGCGCCGTCGCGCGCGGTCTGCGCCCGATGATCACCCTGCACCACTTCACCGTGCCGCAGTGGTTCGAGGCGCGCGGCGGCTGGACGGCCGAGGGCGCGGTCGAGCTCTTCGCCCGCTACGTCGCGGCCTGCGCACCGGTGATCTCCCAGGGCGTCAGCCACGTCTGCACCATCAACGAGCCGAACATGATCGCCGTGATGGCCGGCCAGGCCAAGCGCGGGGACATCGGCTTCCCGCCCGCCGGTCTGCCGACCCCGGACGACGAGACCACCCAGGCCGTCATCGCCGCCCACCACGCGGCCGTCAAGGAAGTCCGGGCGATCGACGCCGGCATCCAGGTCGGCTGGACCATCGCCAACCAGGTCTACCAGGCGCTCCCGGGCGCCGAGGACGTCACCGCCGCCTACCGGTACCCGCGCGAGGACATCTTCATCGAGGCCTCCCGCGGCGACGACTGGATCGGTGTCCAGTCCTACACCCGCACCAAGATCGGCCCCGAGGGCCCGATCCCGACCGCGGACGACGTCGAGCGCACGCTGACCCAGTGGGAGTACTACCCCTCCGCCGTCGGCCACGCCCTGCGCCACACCGCCGGCATCCTCGGCAACGGCGTCGCGCTGATCGTCACGGAGAACGGCATCGCGACCGATGTCGACACCCGTCGGGTCGACTACTACACCGGCGCTCTGAACGAGGTCGCCTCCGCGCTGGAGGACGGCCTCAACATCCAGGGCTACCTGGCGTGGAGCGCGCTCGACAACTACGAGTGGGGCTCCTACAAGCCCACCTTCGGTCTGATCGGCTGGGACCCCGAGACCTTCGAGCGGCTGCCGAAGCCGTCCGCCGTCTGGCTGGGCGAGATGGGCCGCACCCGCACCCTCCCGCGCATCACCGGCTGA
- a CDS encoding carbohydrate ABC transporter permease: MSTTTGKAAQPAKVPAGPGTAKSPAAGPKDRRGRKKSMGVQNAAGWLFSTPFIVLFTVFMAFPIVATLVMSFTDFGLRNVTRPWEANFIGFENYVKLFGDEKFLKSLFNTAYFVVIGVPLTIGIGLVVAVLLNNGIDRARTFFRVGFYAPVVTTIVAVAVVWRFVLDPSDGLISGLFAEVGLTSPDFLGSETLAMPSMIAMAVWRNVGTVMVLFIAGLQAIPTEVREAAKLDGAGVWQEFRGITVPLLRPTLLYATVITTIGYLNVFEEPFVMTQGGPSDSTLTVSLNMYREGFNFFHMGYASAMAYVLFVVIMGITVLQLRLLKDNTK; this comes from the coding sequence ATGAGCACCACGACCGGAAAGGCCGCGCAGCCGGCCAAGGTGCCGGCCGGGCCGGGGACCGCGAAGTCCCCGGCCGCCGGGCCCAAGGATCGCCGGGGCCGCAAGAAGTCGATGGGTGTGCAGAACGCGGCCGGCTGGCTGTTCTCCACCCCCTTCATCGTCCTCTTCACCGTCTTCATGGCGTTCCCGATCGTCGCCACGCTGGTGATGAGCTTCACGGACTTCGGGCTGCGCAATGTGACGCGCCCGTGGGAAGCGAACTTCATCGGCTTCGAGAACTACGTCAAGCTGTTCGGCGACGAGAAGTTCCTCAAGTCGCTGTTCAACACGGCCTACTTCGTGGTCATCGGAGTCCCGCTGACGATCGGTATCGGCCTTGTCGTCGCGGTGCTGCTCAACAACGGCATCGACCGGGCGCGGACCTTCTTCCGCGTCGGTTTCTACGCCCCGGTGGTCACCACCATCGTCGCGGTCGCCGTGGTCTGGCGGTTCGTGCTCGACCCGAGCGACGGGCTGATCTCCGGCCTCTTCGCCGAAGTGGGCCTCACCTCACCCGACTTCCTCGGTTCCGAGACGCTCGCCATGCCCTCGATGATCGCGATGGCGGTCTGGCGCAACGTCGGCACGGTCATGGTGCTCTTCATCGCGGGCCTGCAGGCCATTCCCACCGAGGTCCGGGAGGCCGCGAAGCTCGACGGCGCCGGGGTCTGGCAGGAGTTCAGAGGCATCACGGTGCCCCTGCTGCGGCCCACGCTGCTGTACGCCACGGTGATCACCACCATCGGCTACCTCAATGTGTTCGAGGAGCCGTTCGTGATGACCCAGGGCGGCCCCTCCGACTCCACCCTCACCGTCTCGCTGAACATGTACCGCGAAGGCTTCAACTTCTTCCACATGGGCTATGCGAGCGCCATGGCGTATGTCCTCTTCGTAGTGATCATGGGCATCACGGTGCTCCAGCTCCGACTGCTGAAGGACAACACCAAATGA
- a CDS encoding TPM domain-containing protein, which produces MSRTRSPIPGRAVLTALLAVCWLVLFPAVTARADDPVTLSRDGQITDRVGALGDREPQVKAALDQLFDDRRVQLFVVYVRDFSGRSAQTWADETANRNGLGQEDVLLSVATHDRQYAYSVDAGSRLTDAQLQDVAGTAIEPALRENDWAGAAIGAANGYSAVLAGQPVPTPTLTPGPADPGTGDSDPSSAGDLVLPVVLVVGAGGVAAYAYIRRKRRMSGRTTPAASGWGGAGGGPEPSLPLPELDAQAKGVLVDTDDAVRTSEEELGFATAQFGEEAAAPFTEAVTRAKSELTAAFRLRQQLDDAFPEDDATRRRMLDEIISRCAAANGGLDTVSEDFDRLRALERTAPQALATVETTFRELTGRITAAEATLSGMRARYAESAIAPAAAGIEQAKDRLVFATSSLNQARQAVDDGDNARAAVYVRATEGAVGQAATLVDAVDRRAAELDEAADRLPAALTETETDLADAGGLLEGTSEGVSTADLRGRIARAETVLSGVREEVAAGRHDPIDALRRVEEADTALDEALAGAREQDQGNRRARSLLDQAMLTARSAIAAAADYIATNRGAVGSQARTRLAEAQRRWERARELSATDDARSALAEAQRADALAGQARSLAEQDVRGFDGPQGPDGGVRSGGGGMGGGGMGGAVLGGILLGGLLGGGGRGGMGGGFGGGGLGGGSLGGPGSFGGGGTRGRRGGGGRF; this is translated from the coding sequence GTGAGTCGCACCCGGAGCCCCATACCCGGCAGGGCCGTGCTCACCGCGCTGCTGGCGGTGTGCTGGCTGGTCCTGTTCCCCGCCGTGACCGCCCGTGCCGACGACCCGGTCACGCTCTCCCGCGACGGGCAGATCACCGACCGGGTGGGAGCGCTCGGCGACCGTGAGCCGCAGGTGAAGGCGGCCCTCGACCAGCTCTTCGACGACCGCCGCGTCCAGCTCTTCGTCGTGTACGTGCGCGACTTCTCCGGCCGGTCCGCGCAGACCTGGGCCGATGAGACCGCCAACCGCAACGGTCTGGGCCAGGAGGACGTGCTGCTCTCCGTCGCCACCCACGACCGGCAGTACGCCTACTCCGTCGACGCGGGCTCCCGGCTCACCGACGCCCAGCTCCAGGACGTGGCGGGGACCGCGATCGAGCCCGCCCTCCGGGAGAACGACTGGGCCGGCGCCGCCATCGGGGCGGCCAACGGCTACTCCGCCGTACTGGCCGGGCAGCCGGTACCGACGCCGACCCTCACTCCGGGCCCCGCCGACCCCGGAACGGGAGACTCCGACCCCAGCAGCGCCGGGGACCTCGTCCTGCCCGTGGTCCTCGTCGTCGGCGCGGGCGGGGTCGCCGCCTACGCGTACATCCGGCGCAAGCGGCGCATGTCGGGCCGCACCACCCCCGCCGCGAGCGGGTGGGGCGGCGCGGGCGGTGGGCCCGAACCGTCGCTCCCGCTCCCCGAACTCGACGCACAGGCCAAGGGCGTGCTGGTGGACACCGATGACGCGGTGCGCACCAGCGAGGAGGAACTCGGCTTCGCCACCGCCCAGTTCGGGGAGGAGGCCGCCGCGCCCTTCACCGAGGCCGTCACCCGGGCGAAGTCCGAGCTGACGGCCGCGTTCCGGCTGCGCCAGCAGCTCGACGACGCCTTCCCCGAGGACGACGCGACGCGCCGCCGGATGCTCGACGAGATCATCAGCCGCTGTGCGGCCGCCAACGGGGGACTCGACACGGTGTCCGAGGACTTCGACCGGCTGCGCGCCCTGGAACGTACCGCTCCGCAGGCCCTGGCCACGGTCGAGACCACCTTCCGCGAGCTCACCGGGCGGATCACGGCGGCGGAGGCCACGCTGAGCGGTATGCGCGCCCGGTACGCGGAGTCCGCCATCGCTCCCGCCGCGGCCGGCATCGAACAGGCGAAGGACCGGCTCGTCTTCGCCACATCCAGCCTCAACCAGGCCCGTCAGGCGGTCGACGACGGCGACAACGCCAGGGCCGCGGTCTACGTACGGGCCACCGAGGGCGCGGTCGGGCAGGCAGCCACCCTGGTCGACGCCGTGGACCGGCGGGCCGCGGAGCTGGACGAGGCGGCGGACCGGCTGCCGGCCGCGCTCACCGAGACGGAGACGGACCTGGCGGACGCGGGAGGTCTGCTGGAGGGCACATCGGAAGGGGTCTCGACCGCGGATCTGCGCGGCCGGATCGCCCGCGCCGAGACGGTGCTCAGTGGCGTACGGGAAGAGGTGGCCGCCGGACGGCACGACCCCATCGACGCACTGCGCCGGGTGGAGGAGGCGGACACCGCGCTGGACGAGGCGCTGGCCGGGGCCCGCGAGCAGGACCAGGGCAACCGCCGGGCCCGTTCGCTCCTCGATCAGGCGATGCTCACCGCCCGGTCCGCGATCGCGGCGGCGGCCGACTACATCGCCACGAACCGGGGCGCGGTCGGCAGCCAGGCCCGCACCCGGCTGGCGGAGGCCCAGCGGCGCTGGGAACGGGCCCGGGAGCTGTCCGCCACGGACGACGCCCGGAGCGCGCTGGCCGAGGCACAGCGGGCGGACGCGCTGGCCGGGCAGGCGCGGAGCCTGGCCGAACAGGACGTACGCGGCTTCGACGGCCCGCAGGGCCCGGACGGCGGTGTCCGGTCGGGCGGCGGCGGCATGGGCGGGGGCGGCATGGGCGGCGCGGTGCTCGGCGGCATCCTCCTCGGCGGGCTGCTGGGCGGAGGCGGCCGGGGCGGCATGGGCGGCGGCTTCGGTGGCGGGGGCCTCGGTGGCGGCTCGCTCGGCGGACCGGGCAGTTTCGGCGGCGGGGGAACCCGTGGCCGGCGGGGCGGCGGGGGCCGCTTCTGA
- a CDS encoding glucoamylase family protein, with protein sequence MDRRTFITAAGTGAAALSLGAVTAHSATAASPPARTAGAMAGAGRGAHSPYSADDRQLLRWFRDTYRSIEAMTTDFGLATDKIDLSGSGAPVQSRQTSPTNIGCGLWSTVAAAGLGVISETSMRRKLAHTVSAVEKLERHHGFWLNWYDAHDGSVLTRWPGTGDPVRPFLSSVDNAWLVTGLRIAADAAPSLRPRIARILAEADWSYYYTPYDPADPVAGPGQLRGGFWTDTEEPTGHHYGALNTEPRMASYLGIADGSLPGDHYWHLLRTMLPEHGQEQYPQGGYVAMDGVRVWQGHYTHRGRKIVPTWGGSMFEALMVPLFVPEPEWSPRSWGRNHQRYVRSQIDHGMREAEYGYWGFSPSNIPEGGYQEYGVDALGMQVDGYASNTDRTYTTDGAPLPPASAFTNGVVTPHASFLALPYAPREAVANLHALDRDFGAYHDGYGFRDSVNVGTGRVSDFMLALDQGMIAAALAQAIRPGLLQTPFRTGGFRSRVRPLLAKERFSI encoded by the coding sequence ATGGACCGTCGCACATTCATCACCGCCGCGGGAACGGGGGCCGCCGCCCTTTCCCTCGGAGCCGTAACGGCGCACTCCGCCACCGCCGCGTCCCCGCCCGCCCGCACCGCGGGGGCCATGGCCGGAGCCGGTCGCGGCGCGCACTCCCCGTACTCCGCCGACGACCGGCAGCTGCTGCGCTGGTTCCGGGACACCTACCGGTCGATCGAGGCGATGACGACCGACTTCGGTCTCGCCACGGACAAGATCGACCTCAGCGGCTCCGGCGCCCCCGTGCAGTCGCGCCAGACCTCGCCCACCAACATCGGCTGCGGGCTGTGGTCGACCGTCGCCGCCGCCGGACTCGGGGTGATCAGCGAGACCTCGATGCGCCGCAAGCTGGCGCACACCGTCTCCGCCGTCGAGAAGCTGGAGCGCCACCACGGCTTCTGGCTCAACTGGTACGACGCGCACGACGGTTCGGTACTGACCCGGTGGCCCGGCACCGGCGACCCCGTCCGCCCGTTCCTCTCCTCGGTCGACAACGCCTGGCTGGTCACCGGTCTGCGGATCGCCGCCGACGCCGCGCCCTCCCTGCGCCCCCGCATCGCGCGGATCCTCGCGGAAGCCGACTGGTCGTACTACTACACGCCGTACGACCCGGCCGATCCGGTCGCGGGCCCCGGCCAGCTGCGCGGCGGGTTCTGGACCGACACGGAGGAGCCGACCGGCCACCACTACGGGGCGCTGAACACCGAGCCCCGCATGGCCAGCTACCTGGGCATCGCCGATGGCTCGCTGCCCGGCGACCACTACTGGCACCTGCTGCGCACGATGCTTCCCGAGCACGGCCAGGAGCAGTACCCGCAGGGCGGTTACGTCGCCATGGACGGCGTACGCGTCTGGCAGGGGCACTACACCCACCGCGGCCGGAAGATCGTCCCCACCTGGGGCGGCTCCATGTTCGAGGCCCTGATGGTCCCGCTGTTCGTGCCGGAGCCGGAGTGGTCGCCCCGGTCCTGGGGCCGCAACCACCAGCGGTACGTGCGGAGCCAGATCGACCACGGCATGCGGGAGGCGGAGTACGGGTACTGGGGGTTCTCCCCCTCGAACATCCCCGAGGGCGGCTACCAGGAGTACGGCGTGGACGCGCTCGGCATGCAGGTGGACGGTTACGCCTCCAACACCGACCGTACGTACACGACCGACGGTGCGCCGCTGCCGCCCGCGTCCGCGTTCACCAACGGTGTGGTCACGCCGCACGCCTCGTTCCTCGCGCTGCCGTACGCCCCGCGGGAGGCGGTGGCCAACCTGCACGCGCTGGACCGGGACTTCGGCGCCTACCACGACGGATACGGCTTCCGGGACTCGGTGAACGTCGGCACCGGCCGGGTCAGCGACTTCATGCTCGCCCTCGACCAGGGCATGATCGCGGCGGCGCTGGCCCAGGCGATCCGTCCCGGTCTGCTCCAGACACCGTTCCGGACCGGCGGCTTCCGCTCCCGGGTGCGTCCGCTGCTCGCCAAGGAGCGTTTCTCCATCTGA
- a CDS encoding carbohydrate ABC transporter permease, with product MSANAPGAVRTAPSKKPEQTSVPKRKRNLKRPLVYVLLSVGLLVMSAPFLWMGLSAFKTQSELSASPPVWIPTEWTLENFRQLLDELNLPLYFMNSVIVAVLVTVANLVFCSMMGYALAKLNFVGKNKIFGLVLGALMVPGNLMLLPLFVLMSKLQLIDSYAGLVLPFAAGAFGVFLMRQFMQSIPDELLEAARMDGAGEWYIFWRIVMPLVKPALATLSIFTFLGSWNNFVWPLIATNDPDKYTLPVALATFATDPNKAGGSNGMLMAGAFLVVLPVLILFIALQRHFTQGIATAGMK from the coding sequence ATGAGCGCCAATGCACCCGGTGCCGTGCGGACGGCGCCGTCGAAGAAGCCCGAGCAGACCTCCGTACCGAAGCGGAAGCGGAATCTGAAGCGCCCGCTCGTCTACGTCCTGCTGTCGGTCGGACTGCTGGTCATGTCCGCGCCCTTCCTCTGGATGGGGCTCTCCGCCTTCAAGACACAGAGTGAGCTGTCGGCCAGCCCGCCGGTGTGGATTCCGACCGAGTGGACGCTGGAGAACTTCCGGCAGCTGCTCGACGAGCTGAACCTGCCGCTGTACTTCATGAACTCCGTGATCGTCGCGGTGCTGGTCACCGTCGCGAACCTGGTGTTCTGCTCGATGATGGGGTACGCGCTGGCCAAGCTGAACTTCGTCGGCAAGAACAAGATCTTCGGTCTGGTCCTCGGCGCTCTGATGGTCCCCGGCAACCTGATGCTGCTGCCGCTCTTCGTGCTGATGAGCAAGCTCCAGCTGATCGACTCGTACGCGGGTCTGGTGCTGCCGTTCGCCGCCGGAGCCTTCGGGGTCTTCCTGATGCGGCAGTTCATGCAGTCGATCCCGGACGAGCTGCTGGAAGCGGCCCGGATGGACGGCGCCGGTGAGTGGTACATCTTCTGGCGGATCGTGATGCCGCTGGTGAAGCCCGCCCTCGCGACGCTCTCGATCTTCACCTTCCTCGGTTCCTGGAACAACTTCGTCTGGCCGCTGATCGCGACCAACGATCCCGACAAGTACACGCTCCCGGTCGCCCTGGCGACGTTCGCCACGGACCCGAACAAGGCCGGTGGCTCCAACGGCATGCTGATGGCCGGAGCGTTCCTGGTCGTGCTGCCGGTGCTGATCCTCTTCATCGCACTGCAGCGGCACTTCACCCAGGGCATCGCCACGGCGGGCATGAAGTAG
- a CDS encoding PspA/IM30 family protein, which translates to MTKQTVLGRVTQLAKANINALIDQAEDPQKMLDQLIRDYTNNIAEAEQAVAATIGNLRLMEQDHREDIDAAAEWGGKALAASRKADELRAAGSAADADTFDNLAKVALGRQLRAEQEARTAEPAIASQTEVVDKLKSGLDQMRNKLTELMSKRDELVARAKSAQAQNQMMDAVKNIDVLDPTSELSRFEDKVRREEAKALGKQELAASSLDAQFEQLDSLGESAEVEARLAALKTAS; encoded by the coding sequence ATGACCAAGCAGACCGTTCTCGGCCGCGTCACTCAGCTGGCGAAGGCCAACATCAACGCCCTGATCGACCAGGCGGAGGACCCGCAGAAGATGCTGGACCAGCTGATCCGGGACTACACGAACAACATCGCGGAGGCCGAGCAGGCGGTGGCCGCCACCATCGGCAACCTGCGGCTGATGGAGCAGGACCACCGGGAGGACATCGACGCGGCGGCGGAGTGGGGCGGGAAGGCCCTCGCGGCCAGCCGGAAGGCGGACGAGCTGCGTGCGGCGGGCTCGGCGGCCGACGCCGACACGTTCGACAACCTGGCCAAGGTCGCGCTGGGCCGGCAGCTCCGGGCCGAGCAGGAGGCGAGGACGGCGGAGCCGGCCATCGCCTCGCAGACGGAGGTGGTGGACAAGCTCAAGTCCGGGCTGGACCAGATGAGGAACAAGCTCACGGAGCTGATGTCCAAGCGCGACGAGCTGGTCGCCCGCGCCAAGTCCGCACAGGCGCAGAACCAGATGATGGACGCCGTCAAGAACATCGACGTGCTCGACCCGACGAGCGAGCTGAGCCGCTTCGAGGACAAGGTCCGGCGCGAGGAGGCGAAGGCCCTGGGGAAGCAGGAACTCGCCGCCTCGTCGCTGGACGCGCAGTTCGAGCAGCTGGACAGCCTGGGCGAGAGCGCCGAGGTGGAGGCGCGGCTCGCGGCCCTGAAGACGGCCTCGTAG